A single region of the Streptomyces sp. NBC_01381 genome encodes:
- a CDS encoding ABC transporter ATP-binding protein — protein MGLLATTTLNAGIAVAIPLMFKYLIDNGILKNDTSAVVWIAVAVAGLSLVAGLLGFVEAWVSARVSEGLIYDLRTEVFDHVQRQPLAFFTRAQTGALVSRLNTDVMGAQAALTSLLSTVVSAALTLTFILITMIYLSWVITLIALLLAPFFVVPGRVIGRRMQRLMRRHMQINAEMGSMMHERFNVTGALLAKLYGRPGRESAEFSGLAGRSRDVGVQTSVHMKLLFLSTMLVSSLATAAVYGVGGHLVIDRTIQMGTLVALATLLTRLMQPIGQLSNAQADVMNTLVSFDRLFEVLDLKPLIAEKPDAVALPAASGAGDGAGGKQSPAMSVEFDNVSFRYPKAADVSLASLESIALPMPERAGDAWTLRDLSFTAPAGKLTALVGRSGAGKTTITHLVPRLYDPGAGTVRIGGHDLRDLTLESVLDTVGMVTQDAHLFHTTIRQNLTYARPDATEQDLIDACKAAQIWELIEALPDGFDTVVGDRGYRLSGGEKQRIAMARLLLKAPPVVVLDEATAHLDSESEAAVQQALKTALKGRTSLVIAHRLATIRDADQILVIDEGRVQESGTHEELLEQGGLYAELYRTQFADQSKNGSPAPRPELEPVHTGGPGPGPGGPGPGGRGPVRIGMGPEPGMGPGPGMGPGPGMGPGPGMGPGPGGPGGGPFFHQGPPPPPPEHR, from the coding sequence GTGGGCCTGTTGGCGACGACGACGCTGAACGCCGGCATCGCGGTTGCCATTCCGCTGATGTTCAAATACCTCATCGACAACGGAATTCTCAAGAACGACACCTCGGCCGTCGTATGGATAGCCGTGGCCGTCGCCGGATTGTCCCTCGTGGCCGGCCTGCTTGGATTCGTGGAGGCCTGGGTGTCCGCCCGGGTCAGCGAGGGGCTCATCTACGACCTGCGGACCGAGGTCTTCGACCACGTACAGCGGCAGCCGCTGGCCTTCTTCACCCGGGCCCAGACCGGAGCGCTGGTCAGTCGGCTCAACACCGACGTGATGGGAGCACAAGCGGCGCTCACGTCGCTGCTCTCCACCGTCGTCTCCGCTGCGCTCACCCTCACCTTCATCCTGATCACGATGATCTACCTGTCGTGGGTCATCACGCTGATCGCCCTGCTGCTGGCCCCGTTCTTCGTGGTGCCCGGCCGGGTCATCGGCCGCCGGATGCAGCGGCTCATGCGGCGGCACATGCAGATCAACGCCGAAATGGGCTCGATGATGCATGAGCGGTTCAACGTCACCGGCGCCCTCCTCGCCAAGCTCTACGGCCGCCCCGGCCGGGAGTCGGCCGAGTTCTCCGGACTGGCGGGCAGAAGCCGCGACGTGGGTGTGCAGACCTCCGTCCACATGAAGCTGCTCTTCCTCTCCACCATGCTGGTCAGCTCGCTGGCCACGGCCGCGGTGTACGGGGTCGGCGGCCATCTGGTCATCGACCGCACCATCCAGATGGGCACCCTGGTGGCCCTGGCCACCCTGCTCACCCGGCTGATGCAGCCGATCGGCCAGCTCTCCAACGCCCAGGCGGACGTGATGAATACGCTGGTCAGCTTTGACCGGCTGTTCGAGGTCCTGGACCTGAAGCCGCTGATCGCGGAGAAGCCGGACGCGGTGGCGCTGCCGGCGGCGAGCGGTGCCGGAGACGGTGCCGGCGGCAAGCAGTCGCCCGCGATGTCGGTCGAGTTCGACAATGTGTCGTTCCGCTACCCCAAGGCGGCCGACGTCTCGCTCGCCTCCCTCGAATCGATCGCGCTGCCGATGCCGGAGCGCGCCGGCGACGCCTGGACCCTGCGGGACCTCAGCTTCACCGCACCGGCCGGCAAGCTCACCGCGCTGGTCGGCCGCTCCGGAGCGGGCAAGACGACCATCACGCACCTGGTGCCGCGCCTGTACGACCCGGGCGCCGGTACGGTGCGCATCGGCGGCCATGACCTGCGCGACCTGACCCTGGAGTCGGTGCTGGACACCGTCGGCATGGTCACCCAGGATGCGCACCTCTTCCACACCACCATCCGCCAGAACCTCACTTACGCCCGCCCGGACGCCACCGAGCAGGACCTGATCGACGCCTGCAAGGCCGCGCAGATCTGGGAGCTGATCGAAGCGCTTCCGGACGGCTTCGACACCGTGGTCGGCGACCGTGGCTACCGGCTCTCCGGCGGCGAGAAGCAGCGCATCGCCATGGCCAGGCTGCTGTTGAAGGCTCCGCCCGTCGTGGTCCTCGACGAGGCCACCGCGCATCTCGATTCGGAGTCCGAGGCGGCCGTGCAACAGGCCCTCAAGACCGCGCTGAAGGGGCGCACCTCGCTGGTCATCGCCCACCGACTGGCAACGATCCGCGACGCCGACCAGATCTTGGTGATCGACGAGGGCCGGGTCCAGGAGTCGGGCACCCACGAGGAACTGCTCGAACAGGGCGGGCTGTACGCCGAGCTGTACCGGACGCAGTTCGCTGACCAGTCGAAGAACGGATCGCCGGCGCCGCGACCGGAACTGGAGCCGGTGCATACGGGCGGGCCCGGGCCTGGGCCGGGCGGTCCTGGGCCCGGTGGCCGTGGTCCGGTGCGGATCGGGATGGGACCCGAGCCCGGGATGGGACCAGGGCCGGGGATGGGACCAGGGCCGGGGATGGGCCCCGGGCCGGGCATGGGACCGGGCCCCGGCGGGCCCGGAGGCGGCCCCTTCTTTCACCAGGGCCCGCCGCCACCGCCGCCTGAGCACCGCTGA